The following coding sequences are from one Arachis hypogaea cultivar Tifrunner chromosome 7, arahy.Tifrunner.gnm2.J5K5, whole genome shotgun sequence window:
- the LOC140174352 gene encoding uncharacterized protein translates to MDASPSVLQEFTTSKGFLDLIPPEVLFLCETKNSTLTVERVLRKEGYKSVFTVDPMGLSRGLAVAWKDEVRVHIVKHDRFFVYFSIEDPQAGLKWEIVGVHLHTDETNRGFQFAKLLQILEGGSETLAIIGDFNAIKNQEEKEGERQKSSTSIQQFRDFINERRLVDIGYEGDKYTWSNRQFGENRIKDRLDRALVTNEWKGEFPATTLAHLSDSGSDHKVILLNTGGEERRVKKRFRFQER, encoded by the exons ATGGATGCTTCACCTTCAGTGCTACAGGAG TTCACAACATCAAAGGGATTTCTAGATCTCATTCCCCCCGAAGTATTATTTCTTTGTGAGACAAAAAATAGTACCTTGACAGTGGAGAGAGTGCTAAGGAAGGAAGGCTACAAATCTGTTTTTACAGTTGATCCAATGGGCCTGTCCAGAGGATTAGCAGTGGCTTGGAAGGATGAAGTGCGGGTGCACATAGTGAAACATGACCGGttctttgtgtatttttctatagaGGACCCTCAAGCAGGTTTAAAATGGGAAATTGTAGGAGTTCACTTGCACACAGATGAGACAAATAGAGGGTTTCAATTTGCAAAACTATTGCAGATATTGGAAGGAGGGAGTGAGACGTTGGCAATAATAGGAGACTTCAATGCAATTAAAAATCAAGAGGAAAAGGAGGGAGAAAGACAAAAATCCAGCACTTCAATACAACAGTTTAGGGATTTCATCAATGAGAGAAGGCTAGTCGACATTGGTTATGAGGGAGATAAATACACTTGGAGCAATCGTCAATTTGGAGAGAATCGTATAAAGGATAGATTGGACAGAGCTCTTGTTACAAATGAGTGGAAAGGTGAATTTCCAGCAACCACTCTTGCACACTTATCCGATTCTGGTTCAGACCATAAGGTCATTCTTCTCAACACGGGTGGTGAAGAAAGGAGGGTAAAAAAGAGGTTCAGATTTCAGGAGCGATAG